A stretch of the Teredinibacter haidensis genome encodes the following:
- the secD gene encoding protein translocase subunit SecD has protein sequence MNRYPIWKNLLILVVVVVGFFYALPNIYAPDPAIQISGSSAALEITEGDLQKAEAVLTEQGIDYFGVEFDKSNGLIRLRQQDDQLTAQRKVQASLGNDFVVAVNLAPTTPEWLLNIGAGPMKLGLDLAGGVHFLLEVDTPKVLAEEMESIESYINKHIRKERMRGVDVRVRDNLVTIEAASDEQRVALTSMLRADLSELQYEKVDEGGKYLIRASLSDTYIREKEDYAVTQNLTTLRNRVNEIGVAEPMVQRQGRNRIVVELPGIQDTARAKAVIGKTANLEFRLEADAATLASQRESYPMRDDRQQRLYGDATIEKRPIVTGQNVSNAQVGYDPDTSLPQVSITLDSQGGTLMHRGTRENIKRRMAVLFIEYKTETKRSIDENGEEKITYTQTPESSIISLATIQSALGKSFRITGLENPQAASELALLLRAGALAAPMGFVEERTIGPSLGAENISQGVKSVQIGLALVLLFMLVYYRAFGFAANIALAFNLVLLIAVMSIFGATLTMPGIAGIVLTVGMAVDANVLIFSRIREELENGVPPQTAIKAGFDRAFETILDANITTFIVAIILYAIGSGSVKGFAVTLAIGIVTSMFTAIMGTRAIVNLIYGGRRVQKLWI, from the coding sequence ATGAATCGTTATCCCATCTGGAAGAATTTACTCATTCTGGTCGTTGTTGTCGTAGGTTTTTTCTACGCATTGCCTAATATTTACGCACCCGATCCAGCCATTCAAATTTCTGGCTCTTCCGCGGCATTGGAAATCACCGAGGGTGATCTACAAAAAGCGGAGGCCGTTTTAACAGAGCAGGGTATTGATTACTTTGGTGTGGAGTTCGATAAGAGCAACGGCCTGATCCGACTGCGCCAGCAGGACGATCAGTTAACCGCTCAGCGAAAAGTTCAGGCGTCGTTAGGTAATGATTTTGTCGTTGCCGTTAACCTCGCGCCAACCACTCCCGAGTGGCTACTGAACATAGGTGCCGGACCGATGAAGCTGGGCCTGGACTTGGCAGGCGGTGTTCACTTCTTGCTGGAGGTGGATACGCCGAAGGTGCTGGCCGAAGAGATGGAGAGCATCGAGTCCTACATTAACAAGCATATCCGCAAAGAGCGCATGCGCGGTGTGGATGTTCGCGTACGGGATAACCTTGTTACCATTGAAGCGGCTTCAGATGAGCAGCGCGTAGCATTAACCTCCATGCTGCGAGCCGATCTGAGCGAGCTCCAGTACGAAAAAGTAGATGAGGGTGGCAAATACCTGATTCGTGCCAGTTTGAGTGACACCTATATCCGCGAGAAAGAGGATTATGCTGTTACACAAAACTTAACCACGCTACGCAATCGTGTGAACGAAATTGGTGTGGCTGAGCCAATGGTCCAGCGTCAGGGGCGCAATCGGATTGTAGTGGAGCTACCGGGGATTCAGGATACTGCTCGCGCCAAGGCGGTAATTGGCAAAACGGCGAACCTGGAGTTCCGTTTGGAAGCCGATGCCGCTACGTTGGCTTCCCAACGTGAAAGTTATCCTATGAGGGATGATCGACAGCAGCGTTTGTACGGCGATGCGACGATTGAGAAGCGCCCGATTGTGACTGGACAGAACGTATCCAATGCTCAAGTTGGCTACGATCCAGATACGAGCCTGCCGCAGGTGAGTATCACCCTCGATAGCCAGGGTGGAACCTTGATGCACCGCGGTACTCGCGAAAATATCAAGCGTCGGATGGCAGTGCTCTTTATCGAATACAAAACTGAAACCAAGCGTAGTATTGACGAAAACGGTGAAGAGAAAATTACCTATACGCAAACTCCCGAGTCCAGCATTATCAGTCTGGCAACGATCCAAAGCGCGCTGGGTAAAAGCTTCCGCATTACTGGGCTGGAAAACCCCCAGGCAGCATCTGAGCTGGCGCTGTTGTTGAGAGCCGGTGCGCTTGCCGCCCCCATGGGGTTTGTCGAAGAACGAACCATTGGTCCATCTTTAGGCGCTGAAAATATATCTCAGGGTGTTAAATCTGTACAAATTGGCTTGGCGTTGGTGTTGCTCTTTATGTTGGTGTACTACCGGGCTTTTGGCTTCGCGGCCAATATTGCTCTGGCCTTTAACCTGGTATTGCTAATTGCTGTTATGTCCATTTTCGGCGCCACTCTGACCATGCCGGGCATTGCTGGTATTGTACTAACAGTGGGTATGGCGGTGGATGCCAATGTGTTAATTTTCTCTCGTATTCGGGAGGAACTGGAAAATGGCGTACCGCCACAAACAGCCATTAAGGCCGGTTTTGACCGTGCCTTTGAAACCATTCTGGATGCCAATATCACCACCTTTATCGTCGCTATTATTCTTTATGCGATTGGTTCGGGCTCCGTGAAAGGCTTCGCTGTAACTCTGGCTATAGGTATTGTGACGTCCATGTTTACCGCCATTATGGGCACCCGAGCAATTGTAAACCTGATATACGGCGGTCGTCGTGTACAGAAACTCTGGATTTAA
- the tgt gene encoding tRNA guanosine(34) transglycosylase Tgt, giving the protein MKFELDTTDGVARRGRLKFPRGVVETPAFMPVGTYGTVKGMMPREIKEIGAQIILGNTFHLMLRPGTEVVKAHGDLHDFMQWDGPILTDSGGFQVFSLGDIRKITEAGVKFRSPIDGSEVFLDPEKAIQAQRDLGSDIVMIFDECTPYPATEKEARDSMELSLRWAKRSKDAHEGNPSALFGIIQGGMYEGLRTESLNGLKDIDFDGYAIGGLSVGEPKADMIRILNHLSDKMPADRPRYLMGVGKPEDIVEAVCSGIDMFDCVMPTRNARNGHLFTRTGVVKIRNAKHRYDTGPLDTRCDCHTCQNFSRAYLHHLDKCGEILGAQLNTIHNLRHYQTVMRELRDAIANGCLEDYVAEFYDRQDKVRFRL; this is encoded by the coding sequence ATGAAATTTGAACTGGATACCACCGACGGTGTGGCTCGTCGCGGGCGACTGAAGTTCCCCAGAGGCGTGGTCGAAACGCCGGCTTTTATGCCGGTGGGAACCTACGGAACGGTAAAAGGCATGATGCCGCGGGAGATAAAAGAAATTGGTGCGCAGATTATTCTGGGTAACACCTTTCACTTGATGCTTCGCCCCGGTACTGAAGTCGTTAAGGCTCACGGAGATCTGCATGATTTTATGCAGTGGGATGGGCCGATTCTCACTGATTCCGGTGGTTTTCAGGTGTTCAGCCTCGGTGATATTCGCAAAATTACGGAAGCGGGTGTTAAGTTCCGTTCACCGATTGATGGCAGCGAAGTATTTTTGGATCCGGAGAAAGCCATTCAGGCTCAGCGTGACCTGGGTTCAGATATTGTGATGATTTTCGATGAGTGCACACCATACCCAGCCACAGAAAAAGAAGCTCGCGATTCCATGGAGCTGTCCCTACGCTGGGCCAAGCGCAGTAAAGATGCCCATGAGGGTAACCCCTCGGCGTTATTTGGAATTATTCAGGGCGGCATGTACGAAGGCCTGCGAACAGAATCTCTGAATGGTTTGAAAGATATTGATTTTGACGGTTACGCCATTGGTGGGCTTTCGGTGGGTGAACCCAAGGCCGATATGATTCGTATCCTCAACCACCTTTCAGACAAAATGCCTGCAGATCGGCCACGCTATCTGATGGGCGTAGGTAAGCCGGAAGATATTGTCGAAGCGGTATGCAGTGGTATCGATATGTTCGACTGCGTTATGCCTACTCGCAATGCCCGCAATGGTCACCTGTTTACCCGTACAGGTGTAGTTAAAATTCGCAATGCCAAGCATCGTTATGATACGGGCCCGTTGGATACCCGTTGCGATTGCCATACGTGTCAGAACTTCAGCCGTGCTTACCTGCATCATTTGGATAAGTGTGGGGAAATTCTGGGAGCTCAGCTCAATACCATTCACAATTTGCGTCATTATCAAACCGTTATGCGGGAGTTGCGGGATGCGATTGCTAATGGCTGTTTGGAAGACTACGTGGCTGAATTTTATGATCGACAGGATAAGGTGCGTTTTAGGTTGTAG
- the queA gene encoding tRNA preQ1(34) S-adenosylmethionine ribosyltransferase-isomerase QueA: MQRQDFHYELPDTLIARQPAQERRGSRLMVLAGASGAISHKAFTDLLQQVEAGDLMVFNDTRVIPARLFGRKASGGKLEILVERVTGDDRILAHVRASKSPRAGSTIVLEDETELTVAGRQGALFELLFPSEQPVLEVLERLGHMPLPPYIDRPDEETDKERYQTVYGKHKGAVAAPTAGLHFDDELFEQLKDKGVQIAFVTLHVGAGTFQPVRVDDIFQHEMHSEVMALSSEVCEQVKQTKAAGKRVIAVGTTSVRCLETAAASGEIQPFQGDTNIFIYPGYRFRVIDALVTNFHLPESTLLMLVSAFVGYRNTMKAYQQAVAEQYRFFSYGDAMFITHNPSAVDETVGG, translated from the coding sequence ATGCAACGCCAAGATTTTCATTACGAGCTTCCCGATACATTAATTGCACGCCAGCCTGCGCAGGAAAGGCGTGGTAGTCGCTTGATGGTGCTTGCAGGCGCTAGTGGGGCCATAAGCCATAAGGCCTTCACTGATCTTCTGCAGCAGGTGGAAGCGGGTGACTTGATGGTGTTTAACGATACTCGAGTGATTCCCGCACGGCTTTTCGGTCGAAAAGCCAGTGGCGGCAAGCTGGAGATTTTGGTTGAGCGGGTGACAGGTGACGATCGTATACTCGCCCATGTTCGCGCAAGTAAATCACCTAGGGCGGGTAGCACGATTGTACTGGAAGACGAAACGGAGTTGACGGTGGCCGGTCGTCAAGGTGCTTTGTTTGAGTTGCTTTTTCCCTCAGAGCAGCCAGTTCTAGAGGTGCTGGAGCGCCTCGGTCATATGCCTTTGCCCCCCTATATCGATCGCCCGGATGAAGAAACGGATAAAGAGCGCTACCAGACGGTATACGGTAAGCATAAAGGTGCCGTCGCCGCGCCCACCGCTGGGTTGCATTTTGATGATGAATTATTTGAGCAGTTGAAAGATAAGGGCGTACAGATAGCCTTTGTGACGCTGCATGTGGGCGCGGGTACGTTTCAACCCGTGCGGGTAGACGATATTTTTCAGCACGAAATGCATTCGGAGGTGATGGCGCTTTCAAGCGAGGTCTGCGAGCAGGTAAAACAAACCAAAGCGGCGGGTAAGCGGGTGATTGCCGTTGGAACCACCAGCGTACGCTGCCTTGAAACGGCTGCGGCCTCCGGCGAAATCCAGCCCTTTCAGGGCGATACCAATATTTTTATTTACCCTGGTTATCGGTTTCGGGTGATCGATGCGTTGGTTACCAATTTCCATTTGCCGGAATCGACGCTGTTGATGCTAGTTTCGGCTTTTGTTGGGTATCGCAATACGATGAAGGCCTACCAGCAGGCGGTAGCGGAACAGTACCGCTTTTTCAGCTATGGCGATGCTATGTTTATTACTCACAATCCTTCGGCTGTCGACGAAACTGTCGGCGGTTGA
- the sthA gene encoding Si-specific NAD(P)(+) transhydrogenase, whose amino-acid sequence MADYEYDLLVIGAGPAGESAAMAAAKNNLKVGVVEAQSLLGGNCTHRGTIPSKALRNAVKQAIRYKSHPLFRHIADNQPLTYPRILAAASEVIPKQVRLHTEFFSRNRIQVHAGTAKFVAEHEVEVSDEQGARDTIVAKNILIATGSRPYHPDNIDFSHPRIYDSDSILDMQYTPRTLIIYGAGVIGCEYASIFSGLGLKVDLINGRERLLSFLDDEISDALSYHLRNNGVMVRHNEIHESIDCSQLGVTLNLKSGKRIRADALLWCNGRSGNTDSLGLDAIGLEANHRGQIDVDKQYRTKIEHIYAAGDVIGWPSLASASYDQGRSVVDAVLGREVRFVEDAPTGIYTLPEISSVGKTEIELTAAKVPYEVGRAFFKDTARGQISGEDVGMLKILFHIDTHEILGIHCFGAEASEIVHIGQAIMDQPGKANNVDYFANSTFNYPTMAEAYRVAALNGLNRVNRS is encoded by the coding sequence ATGGCCGATTACGAATATGACCTGTTAGTGATAGGAGCCGGCCCTGCCGGTGAATCTGCGGCGATGGCCGCAGCAAAAAATAATCTAAAGGTTGGTGTTGTCGAAGCGCAATCTTTGCTCGGAGGGAATTGTACCCACAGAGGTACGATTCCCTCAAAAGCGTTGCGCAATGCTGTTAAACAAGCCATTCGTTACAAATCTCACCCCTTATTTCGGCATATAGCTGACAATCAGCCCCTCACGTACCCGCGCATTCTCGCGGCAGCTTCGGAAGTGATCCCAAAGCAAGTACGTTTACACACCGAATTTTTTAGTCGTAACCGAATTCAAGTCCATGCGGGTACAGCAAAATTTGTTGCCGAGCATGAAGTTGAGGTGAGTGACGAGCAGGGCGCGCGCGATACGATAGTGGCAAAAAATATTTTGATAGCGACCGGCTCTCGCCCCTATCATCCAGACAATATCGATTTTTCACATCCGCGTATCTACGACAGTGATTCGATTTTGGACATGCAATATACACCACGCACATTAATTATCTATGGTGCTGGTGTTATTGGCTGCGAATACGCATCAATCTTTTCCGGTTTGGGATTAAAGGTCGATTTGATTAATGGGCGCGAGCGCTTATTATCCTTCCTCGATGATGAAATCAGCGATGCACTCAGCTACCACCTGCGCAATAACGGCGTCATGGTTCGCCACAATGAAATCCACGAGTCTATCGACTGCTCTCAGCTTGGAGTGACACTCAACCTCAAATCTGGCAAGCGTATTCGAGCCGATGCCTTGCTCTGGTGTAATGGTCGAAGCGGTAATACCGATAGTTTGGGGCTGGACGCTATTGGTCTGGAAGCTAACCACCGTGGTCAGATTGATGTCGATAAGCAATATCGCACCAAAATTGAACATATTTACGCGGCGGGTGATGTTATTGGCTGGCCCAGCCTAGCCAGTGCCTCGTATGATCAAGGTCGTTCAGTTGTTGATGCGGTGCTTGGCCGTGAAGTCCGTTTTGTCGAAGATGCGCCGACCGGCATTTATACCCTTCCAGAAATTAGTTCAGTGGGTAAAACCGAAATTGAGCTAACTGCCGCAAAAGTTCCATATGAAGTTGGCCGTGCATTTTTTAAAGATACCGCTAGGGGCCAAATAAGTGGTGAAGACGTGGGAATGCTAAAAATTCTTTTCCACATTGATACGCACGAAATACTAGGTATTCATTGTTTTGGTGCCGAAGCATCGGAAATAGTACATATTGGTCAGGCAATAATGGATCAACCCGGCAAGGCCAATAATGTCGATTATTTTGCCAATAGCACCTTTAACTACCCAACCATGGCAGAAGCCTATCGCGTCGCGGCGTTAAATGGATTAAATCGAGTCAATAGAAGTTAA
- the nqrM gene encoding (Na+)-NQR maturation NqrM, with the protein MIVYVLSFLVLVLVVTGMAVGVIFSNKPIKGSCGGLSAVGIDGECEICGGDPQKCDEEQERREKEESETIKEDLAYDATQTKKQ; encoded by the coding sequence ATGATTGTTTATGTATTGTCGTTTTTAGTGTTAGTGTTGGTTGTCACCGGGATGGCAGTGGGTGTTATTTTCAGTAATAAGCCTATCAAAGGTTCCTGCGGTGGTTTATCGGCTGTCGGGATTGATGGCGAATGCGAAATTTGCGGTGGTGATCCACAGAAATGTGATGAAGAGCAGGAGCGCCGAGAAAAAGAAGAAAGCGAAACGATAAAGGAAGACCTCGCCTACGACGCGACGCAAACGAAAAAACAATAA
- a CDS encoding FAD:protein FMN transferase, whose amino-acid sequence MRVLIKATSKASPVYLVSLCFFLVVACAPEQDRVYRLEGRTMGTTYHITAVVKPGVAVGENTLQIEVDKVLEDINQVMSTYIADSELSLLNQVSVNQPTVVSQPLFNILQLSREISALSGAAFDITVGPLVNLWGFGPEAREDKQPDENLLAQAKARVGYKNIQLDAERLQVSKTVDVAIDLSAIAKGYGADVIAELLEGYGIVDYMVEVGGEIALAGESPKGVGWRIGVEQPSLAQTGVAQAISVPKGGIATSGDYRNYFEVDGRRFSHTIDPKTGYPITHSLASVTVIAKTAAEADALATAINVLGPEAGYQLAVDHKFAAYFIIRHKDSFVTKASPEFDQYRVKL is encoded by the coding sequence ATGCGTGTCTTAATTAAAGCCACTAGCAAAGCGAGCCCGGTTTACCTGGTCTCGCTTTGTTTTTTTCTGGTGGTGGCGTGTGCTCCTGAGCAGGACCGGGTTTATCGCCTGGAAGGGCGTACTATGGGCACCACTTATCACATTACAGCGGTGGTAAAGCCCGGCGTAGCGGTGGGCGAAAATACACTGCAAATTGAAGTCGATAAAGTGTTGGAAGACATCAACCAAGTTATGTCGACCTACATTGCCGATTCGGAATTATCATTACTGAATCAAGTGTCGGTTAATCAGCCAACGGTTGTCTCTCAGCCGCTGTTCAATATCTTACAGTTAAGCCGGGAGATCAGCGCGCTTTCCGGAGCCGCTTTTGATATCACTGTGGGCCCTTTGGTTAACCTCTGGGGTTTTGGTCCTGAAGCAAGGGAAGACAAACAACCGGATGAAAACCTACTGGCACAGGCCAAAGCTCGAGTTGGCTACAAAAATATTCAGCTGGACGCCGAAAGGCTACAGGTAAGCAAAACCGTTGACGTCGCAATTGATTTGTCGGCGATTGCCAAAGGATATGGTGCCGATGTTATCGCAGAGCTGCTTGAAGGTTATGGCATTGTTGATTACATGGTGGAAGTTGGTGGAGAGATCGCTCTAGCAGGTGAGAGCCCAAAAGGCGTTGGTTGGCGGATTGGTGTAGAGCAGCCCTCATTGGCTCAAACAGGTGTTGCGCAGGCGATATCGGTTCCCAAAGGGGGGATAGCGACCTCTGGGGATTACCGTAATTATTTTGAGGTGGATGGTCGCCGGTTCTCCCATACCATAGACCCCAAAACGGGCTATCCGATTACCCACAGTCTGGCATCCGTGACGGTAATTGCTAAAACAGCAGCGGAAGCCGATGCCCTTGCTACGGCTATCAATGTCTTGGGGCCGGAAGCTGGGTATCAACTGGCGGTTGATCATAAGTTCGCCGCTTATTTTATTATTCGACACAAAGACAGCTTTGTAACAAAAGCATCGCCTGAGTTTGATCAGTATCGAGTTAAATTATGA
- the nqrF gene encoding NADH:ubiquinone reductase (Na(+)-transporting) subunit F: protein MSIEIILGVIMFTVIVLALVAIILGARSKLVNSGDVTIEINGEKTITVPAGGKLLQTLAANNLFLASACGGGGTCAQCTCKVTEGGGSMLPTEKSHFTKHQEREGWRLSCQVAVKENMKVEVDEEVFGVKQWECTVESNPNVATFIKELTLKLPEGESVDFRAGGYVQLECPPHHVKYSDFDIEEEYRGDWEKFGLFKFESKVTDTTVRAYSMANYPEEKGVVKFNIRIATPPPGSQGIPPGIMSSYVFDLKPGDKISVYGPFGEFFAKDTDAEMVFIGGGAGMAPMRSHIFDQLRRVNTSRKMSFWYGARSMREMFYQDEYDELAAENENFTWHIALSDPQPEDNWTGMTGFIHNVLLENYLKEHPAPEDCEFYMCGPPMMNSAVIKMLKDLGVEDENIMLDDFGG from the coding sequence ATGAGTATAGAAATCATCCTTGGCGTGATCATGTTCACCGTAATCGTGCTGGCGCTCGTGGCAATTATCCTCGGCGCTCGTTCTAAGCTGGTGAATTCTGGTGACGTAACAATCGAAATTAATGGTGAGAAAACCATTACGGTTCCTGCTGGCGGCAAATTGCTACAGACGCTGGCAGCCAACAATCTGTTTCTTGCCTCTGCCTGTGGTGGTGGTGGTACCTGTGCCCAGTGTACGTGTAAGGTGACTGAAGGCGGTGGCTCTATGCTACCAACAGAAAAGTCGCACTTTACCAAACATCAGGAGCGTGAGGGCTGGCGCCTGAGCTGCCAGGTGGCGGTTAAAGAAAACATGAAGGTAGAAGTGGACGAAGAAGTGTTTGGCGTGAAGCAGTGGGAATGCACTGTTGAATCCAACCCTAACGTTGCAACTTTTATTAAAGAGTTAACCTTAAAATTGCCGGAAGGGGAAAGTGTAGATTTCCGTGCGGGCGGTTACGTTCAACTGGAGTGTCCTCCGCACCATGTAAAGTATTCTGATTTCGATATTGAAGAAGAATACCGCGGTGACTGGGAGAAGTTTGGGCTGTTTAAGTTTGAGTCGAAAGTAACGGATACAACCGTTCGAGCCTATTCGATGGCAAATTACCCGGAAGAGAAGGGTGTTGTGAAGTTCAATATTCGTATTGCTACGCCACCTCCCGGCTCACAGGGTATACCGCCTGGTATTATGTCCTCCTACGTTTTCGACCTAAAACCCGGCGACAAGATTTCTGTGTATGGCCCTTTTGGTGAGTTTTTCGCTAAAGATACCGATGCTGAGATGGTATTTATTGGTGGTGGTGCAGGCATGGCGCCAATGCGTTCCCACATCTTTGATCAGCTGCGTAGGGTTAATACCAGTCGTAAAATGTCTTTTTGGTATGGTGCGCGCTCAATGCGCGAAATGTTTTACCAAGACGAGTACGATGAGCTGGCAGCCGAGAACGAAAACTTTACTTGGCACATTGCTCTATCTGATCCTCAGCCAGAAGATAACTGGACGGGTATGACAGGGTTTATTCACAATGTCTTGTTAGAAAATTATCTAAAAGAGCATCCCGCGCCAGAGGATTGCGAGTTCTATATGTGTGGGCCTCCCATGATGAACTCTGCGGTTATCAAGATGTTGAAAGATCTTGGTGTTGAAGATGAAAATATTATGCTCGACGATTTCGGTGGTTAA
- the nqrE gene encoding NADH:ubiquinone reductase (Na(+)-transporting) subunit E produces the protein MEELISLFVRSIFIENMALAFFLGMCTFLAVSKKVESSFGLGVAVIVVQVITVPVNNLLYTYFLADGALAWAGLPDVDLSFLGLITYIGVIAALVQILEMFLDKYVPALYNALGVFLPLITVNCAILGGSLFMVERDYSFSESVVFGAGSGVGWALAITALAGIREKMKYSDVPKGLEGLGITFIVVGLMSLGFMSFGGISL, from the coding sequence ATGGAAGAGCTGATTTCGTTATTTGTTCGTTCTATTTTCATTGAAAATATGGCGCTCGCATTCTTCCTGGGGATGTGTACTTTTCTAGCGGTTTCCAAAAAAGTGGAATCGTCATTCGGGTTGGGTGTTGCCGTTATCGTGGTGCAGGTCATTACTGTTCCCGTTAACAATCTGTTGTACACCTACTTTCTTGCCGACGGTGCACTGGCCTGGGCCGGTTTGCCAGACGTGGATTTGAGCTTCCTCGGCCTGATCACCTATATCGGTGTTATTGCTGCTCTCGTACAAATTCTGGAAATGTTTCTGGACAAGTATGTACCGGCTCTCTACAACGCTCTGGGCGTATTCTTGCCACTCATTACGGTTAACTGCGCCATTCTGGGGGGTTCGCTGTTTATGGTCGAGCGCGACTATAGCTTTAGTGAGAGTGTTGTCTTCGGCGCTGGCTCCGGTGTGGGTTGGGCATTAGCGATTACCGCTTTGGCAGGTATTCGCGAAAAGATGAAGTACAGCGATGTACCCAAAGGGCTGGAAGGCCTGGGCATTACCTTTATTGTGGTTGGCCTGATGTCTCTGGGCTTTATGTCTTTCGGCGGCATTTCACTGTAA
- a CDS encoding NADH:ubiquinone reductase (Na(+)-transporting) subunit D: protein MKIKDLLLKPILDNNPIGLQILGICSALAVTSSMKVTMVMCVALTVVVTFSNLFVSIIRRHIPNNIRIIAQMTVIASLVILVDQVLKAVAYDISKQLSVFVGLIITNCIVMGRAEAFAMKNPPLQSALDGFGNGLGYSAMLIALAVVRELFGGGALFGIEIMQTVNNGGWYDPNGMLLLPPSAFFLIGLYIWAIRAYKPAQNEAADFKIAPNTKPGEAL from the coding sequence ATGAAAATAAAAGACCTTTTATTGAAGCCCATTCTGGATAACAACCCCATCGGGTTGCAGATCCTCGGGATTTGTTCCGCACTGGCGGTAACAAGTAGCATGAAAGTAACCATGGTTATGTGCGTTGCTCTGACCGTCGTTGTAACGTTTTCCAACCTGTTTGTATCGATTATTCGTCGTCACATACCCAACAATATCCGCATTATTGCGCAGATGACCGTTATTGCCTCCCTGGTGATTCTGGTGGACCAGGTGTTGAAGGCTGTGGCCTACGATATAAGTAAACAGCTGTCCGTATTTGTGGGTTTGATTATTACCAACTGTATCGTTATGGGGCGTGCGGAAGCCTTCGCTATGAAAAACCCACCGCTGCAGAGCGCTTTGGATGGTTTTGGTAATGGCTTGGGCTACAGCGCTATGCTGATCGCTTTGGCAGTTGTGCGTGAGCTCTTTGGTGGTGGTGCTTTGTTTGGTATCGAGATTATGCAAACGGTAAACAATGGTGGCTGGTACGATCCAAACGGTATGTTGTTGCTACCTCCGAGTGCCTTTTTCTTGATTGGTTTGTATATCTGGGCTATTCGCGCTTACAAACCAGCGCAGAACGAAGCAGCCGATTTTAAAATTGCTCCCAATACTAAACCTGGGGAGGCCCTGTAA
- a CDS encoding Na(+)-translocating NADH-quinone reductase subunit C, which yields MANNDTIKKTITVALLLCIVCSVVVSTASVVLKPAQAANKLLDFNRNILAAAGLLEESKSVDEQFALIETKIVDLTTGSFSEAIDVSAFDQRKSVKDPALSDSLSSEDDIAGLSRREKFAKVYLVKGDSGLETVILPISGYGLWGTMYGFLAVGSDMNTVVGLGFYDHKETPGLGAEIDNPRWKALWSGKNIYAVDGSVKVSVIKGSVAPGSPGAQYKVDGLSGATLTSVGVDNMMKFWLGENGYGPFLNKLKAGEA from the coding sequence GTGGCTAATAACGATACGATTAAGAAGACCATTACGGTTGCATTGCTGCTGTGTATCGTGTGTTCGGTAGTAGTGTCCACTGCATCCGTGGTGCTGAAGCCCGCTCAGGCGGCTAACAAATTGTTGGATTTCAATCGCAATATTCTGGCGGCTGCGGGATTACTGGAAGAGAGTAAAAGTGTTGATGAGCAATTTGCTCTAATCGAAACCAAAATTGTCGATTTGACGACCGGTTCGTTTAGCGAAGCCATCGACGTTTCTGCTTTTGACCAACGAAAATCAGTTAAAGATCCTGCGTTGTCTGACTCGCTTAGCTCCGAGGATGATATTGCCGGTTTATCCCGGCGGGAGAAATTTGCCAAAGTTTACCTGGTAAAAGGCGATTCTGGTCTTGAAACCGTGATTCTGCCTATTTCGGGTTACGGGCTTTGGGGCACTATGTATGGTTTTCTGGCCGTGGGTTCAGATATGAACACGGTTGTTGGTCTGGGTTTCTACGATCACAAAGAAACTCCTGGGCTGGGAGCTGAAATTGATAACCCTCGATGGAAGGCCTTATGGTCGGGCAAGAATATTTACGCAGTCGATGGCAGTGTAAAAGTGTCGGTCATTAAAGGTAGTGTTGCTCCCGGTAGTCCTGGTGCGCAGTACAAGGTCGATGGTTTGTCTGGCGCAACCCTTACTAGCGTGGGTGTCGACAATATGATGAAGTTCTGGTTGGGTGAGAACGGCTATGGGCCATTCCTCAATAAGCTGAAAGCGGGAGAGGCCTAA